The Ignavibacteriales bacterium sequence TATACCAATCCCGGTATCTTTAACGGAAAAAATAATAGAGCCATCTTTTTCAAACACCGAAATTGAAATTTCGCCGCCTTTGTTTGTAAACTTGATTGCATTGGAGATTAGATTCCGGATAACTGTTGCGAGAATGTTTCTATCAAAAACAGCAAATATATTTTCGTTCAAGTTGTTACTGATTTTCAAATCTTTTTTTATGATACTGTCATTCAAGAGCGACAAAGTTTCTTGAATTATAGAAGAAATATCGTTTGATTCAGGGTGGAACTCTATTGCGCCTCTTTGCGAACGGTTCCAAGTAAGGAGATTATCAATAAAATTAAATTGAGTTCTCAGCCCGTCGTGCAATTTCTGCATAAATGTTTTTCTCTCCACATCAGTTAGTTCGTCATCTTCCAACAGAATGTTAGACATTCCGAGCAAGCCTTGAAACGGACTTCTAAGATCGTGAGCAATGACTGAGAAAAATTTATCTTTCATCGTGTTTAAATTTCTTAATTCATTCTCGGAACGCAGTAAAGCCTCTTCGGCTTCTTTGCGCGAGGTGATGTCAAAAAGGTATGCGTGATAATCTGTAACTTCTCCATCGGAATTTCTTACGACATGAGTGAAATCGGAATACCAACAATATTTTCCATTTTTATTCTTTAATCTATATTCCTGTTCAAAATTAAAAATGCCGGCCTCAATGTATGCTTTAACTTCGTTGGAAACACGCTCTCTATCATCTGGATGCATTACCGAGCTAGAAATTGCCGGATTGAAAAGAATTTCTTCCGGATCATAACCTAATGTTGTTTTAATATTTTGAGAAACATAAGTAGCTGGGTTGCCGGAAGTTGCTTTTTTGTTGATGATAAAAACAGGTCCGCTCATAAATAATTCCCGTTCTTTTCGCAGTTCTTCCTCAGCAATTATTTTTTCAGTAATATCCTCCACAGTTCCTTCGTAGAATAAAATATTCCCATTTTCATCTTTAACCGCTCTTGAATTCTCTCTTACAAAAACAGTTGTGTCGTCTTTTCTCAACCACGCTGTCTCAAACCCGATGACTTCGCCATCTTTTTCAATCTTTTCAATAAAAGATTTTCTATAATTTTTTTTAAAATAAGATGTTTTCTTAAGGT is a genomic window containing:
- a CDS encoding PAS domain S-box protein — encoded protein: MKKKAPAGKNISGRSKKSEELLKQSEDSFRDLFNAISDAIYILDKDGIFLDVNKSAEILYGYKLEEFIGRTPEFLSAPRKNNMKEIAAFIQKTFTTGEPTTFEFWGLKKNGVVFPTEVLLNKGTHFGQEVIIAIGRDITDRIVIQEALRKSEEQYRNLYQNSPIGIYRSTPQGKILLANASLLRMLRYPSFEELQEIDLKKTSYFKKNYRKSFIEKIEKDGEVIGFETAWLRKDDTTVFVRENSRAVKDENGNILFYEGTVEDITEKIIAEEELRKERELFMSGPVFIINKKATSGNPATYVSQNIKTTLGYDPEEILFNPAISSSVMHPDDRERVSNEVKAYIEAGIFNFEQEYRLKNKNGKYCWYSDFTHVVRNSDGEVTDYHAYLFDITSRKEAEEALLRSENELRNLNTMKDKFFSVIAHDLRSPFQGLLGMSNILLEDDELTDVERKTFMQKLHDGLRTQFNFIDNLLTWNRSQRGAIEFHPESNDISSIIQETLSLLNDSIIKKDLKISNNLNENIFAVFDRNILATVIRNLISNAIKFTNKGGEISISVFEKDGSIIFSVKDTGIGIDKINQEKLFRIDTHFSTKGTEEESGSGLGLIICFDFVEKHNGKIWVESELGKGSSFSFSIPKD